The sequence below is a genomic window from Bacteroidota bacterium.
CAGGTTATTAGTTATTTTAGCAAGTCCTAAGCTATCATCAGATAAAGTATAGAATTCATAAGAAATAGAATAATTTTCTTTAACCTGATTTCCTAAGCCTTGTTGGAAATATAGATTTCCCAAATATCTGTACGAATCGCCAAGACCTGAGTAAAGATTATTTTTCTTACCAATGTCAATGGCTTTTTCCAGATATACAAAAGCAGCCGAGGTGTCGGTTTTCCAGTGTTTTATGGATTTGTTATTGAGGAAATCAACTTTACTTTTAGGAGTATCATAGGCATCCAACATAACATCTAAACTATCGCTTTCTGTTTGGGCGAAAGTTGAAGCTGCAATGATAATTGGTAAAATTAGGGCAAATATATAGTTACTTTTAAACAAATTATTTTTTTTGTAATTTCCAACATCTAAATTTAGAACAAAGTTTGGTATTAATAAGCACTTAAACATATGAATATTGACGAAAACAGCAATCCGTGGTTAAGCCTTGAAAAAACTGACATTTACGAGAATGCATGGATAAAAATAGACGAGCATAAGGTTAAAAATCCTAACAACGGTATAGGAATTTACGGTCAAGTACACTTCAAAAATTTTGCTGTAGGAATTCTTGTATTAGATGAATATTATAATACTTGGTTAGTTGGTCAATTTAGATTTCCTTTGGATAAATATTCCTGGGAAATTCCCGAAGGTGGTGGCCCCCTAAATAAGGCTCCTATTGAATCGGCCAAAAGGGAATTGAAAGAAGAAACAGGAATAATTGCAAATAAATGGACTACTCTAATGGAAATGGATCTTAGCAACTCTGTTACTGATGAATCAAGTATCTGTTTTGTGGCTCAGGATCTTGAATTTGGCGAAGCTATGCCGGAAGAGACCGAACAACTTCAGTTGAAGAAAGTTTCTTTTGATGAAGCATACAATATGGTTATGAACGGAGATATCAGAGATAGCATTTCGGTCGCTGCCATTTTAAAAACAAAAATATTAATCGAAAAAGGAGAACTGTAAATGTTTTTTTTGTTAAAATAAAACATAATGTCACCCCCATTAAAAAAAAATTCACACCGACAGTGAATATTATAATTTGGGGGAAGAGCATGTCGCTCTATAGATATAAATGGGGATACCACCTGCCTGCGTGATGCAGTCAGGCAGGTATGACCGAAATATTAAATTATATACATGAAAATATATCCAATAGAAACAGGTTTTTTTAAATTAGACGGAGGAGCTATGTTTGGCGTTGTACCAAGAGTACTTTGGGAAAAAACCAATCCTGCCGACAGTAAAAATCAAATAGATTTGGCTATGCGCTGTATGCTAATCGAAGATGGAAAAAGATTGACATTAATAGATAATGGCCTCGGTAATAAGCAATCAGATAAGTTTTTCGGCCACTACCATTTATGGGGAGATGCAACATTAGATGGATCTCTTGCAAAATACGGCTTCCACAGAGATGACATTACCGATGTTTTTATAACTCACCTACATTTCGACCATGCCGGCGGCAGTATCGAATGGAATAAAGAAAAGACTTTTCTTCAGCCGGCTTTTAAAAATGCGAGGTTTTGGTCGAATGCTGATCATTGGAAGTGGGCAACAGAACCTAATCCACGTGAAAAAGCATCATTCCTGAAAGAAAATATAAACCCGATTAAAGATAGCGGACAGTTAAATTTTTTCGATTTTAAAGACAATAACTTACTGGAAAATTCTGAACTGGGCTTCGATATCCTAAGAGTTGACGGCCATACAGACGCCCAAATGATTCCGATAATAAATTATCAGGGTAAG
It includes:
- a CDS encoding MBL fold metallo-hydrolase, coding for MKIYPIETGFFKLDGGAMFGVVPRVLWEKTNPADSKNQIDLAMRCMLIEDGKRLTLIDNGLGNKQSDKFFGHYHLWGDATLDGSLAKYGFHRDDITDVFITHLHFDHAGGSIEWNKEKTFLQPAFKNARFWSNADHWKWATEPNPREKASFLKENINPIKDSGQLNFFDFKDNNLLENSELGFDILRVDGHTDAQMIPIINYQGKKLVFMADFLPTSGHVPLPYVMSYDTRPLITIDEKEKFMKEAADNNYFLFLEHDAYHSMCTVKNTDKGVRLDQTINFEDVFR
- a CDS encoding NUDIX hydrolase yields the protein MNIDENSNPWLSLEKTDIYENAWIKIDEHKVKNPNNGIGIYGQVHFKNFAVGILVLDEYYNTWLVGQFRFPLDKYSWEIPEGGGPLNKAPIESAKRELKEETGIIANKWTTLMEMDLSNSVTDESSICFVAQDLEFGEAMPEETEQLQLKKVSFDEAYNMVMNGDIRDSISVAAILKTKILIEKGEL